The following proteins are co-located in the Pseudomonas cavernae genome:
- a CDS encoding polyprenyl synthetase family protein — translation MQPQAFYRVVADDFTAVDGIIRKQLVSRVPLVEKIGDYIISAGGKRLRPLLVLLCGKALDQQGDDLRLLAATIEFLHTATLLHDDVVDMSGMRRGRSTANALWGNAPSVLVGDFLYSRSFEMMVELGSLPVMQILSRATRVIAEGEVLQLSKIRDASTTEEIYMEVIRAKTAMLFEASTHSAAVLAGAPSAQIESLRQFGDHLGIAFQLVDDLLDYRGDAETLGKNVGDDLAEGKPTLPLIYTMREGTAEQAALVRKAIQQGGIEDLESIRAAVEASGALDYTARLARDFAARAITCLDGLPASEYRDALIELSQFAVARTH, via the coding sequence ATGCAACCACAGGCTTTCTATCGGGTGGTGGCGGACGATTTTACCGCTGTCGATGGCATCATCAGAAAGCAGCTGGTTTCCCGCGTGCCTCTGGTGGAAAAGATCGGTGACTACATCATCTCCGCTGGCGGCAAGCGCCTGCGCCCGCTCTTGGTGCTGCTCTGCGGCAAGGCCCTGGACCAGCAAGGCGACGATCTGCGCCTGCTCGCCGCCACCATCGAGTTCCTCCACACCGCGACCCTGCTGCATGACGACGTGGTCGACATGTCCGGCATGCGCCGTGGCCGCTCGACCGCCAACGCCCTGTGGGGCAACGCGCCGAGCGTGCTGGTCGGTGACTTCCTGTACTCCCGCTCCTTCGAGATGATGGTCGAGCTGGGTTCGCTGCCGGTGATGCAGATTCTCTCCCGGGCCACCCGCGTGATCGCCGAAGGCGAAGTACTGCAGCTGTCCAAGATCCGCGATGCCAGCACCACGGAAGAGATCTACATGGAGGTCATCCGCGCCAAGACCGCCATGCTCTTCGAGGCTTCGACCCACAGCGCTGCCGTTCTCGCCGGCGCACCGAGCGCGCAGATCGAGTCGCTGCGCCAGTTTGGCGATCACCTGGGCATCGCCTTCCAGCTGGTCGACGACCTGCTCGACTATCGCGGCGATGCCGAGACCCTGGGCAAGAACGTCGGTGACGACCTGGCCGAAGGCAAACCGACCCTGCCGCTGATCTATACCATGCGCGAAGGCACCGCAGAGCAGGCGGCCCTGGTGCGCAAGGCCATCCAGCAGGGCGGCATCGAGGATCTGGAAAGCATCCGCGCCGCCGTCGAAGCCTCGGGCGCCCTCGATTACACCGCGCGCCTGGCTCGCGACTTCGCTGCGCGCGCGATCACCTGCCTGGATGGGCTGCCCGCCAGCGAATACCGCGACGCCCTGATCGAACTGAGCCAGTTCGCCGTCGCCCGCACCCACTGA
- a CDS encoding FKBP-type peptidyl-prolyl cis-trans isomerase: MSELNLSTDETRVSYGIGRQLGDQLRDNPPPGVSLDAVLAGLSDAFNGQASRVSQDALTASFRVIREVMQAEAQAKADAAAAAGRAFLVENAQRAGITQLPSGLQYEVLTAGEGAKPSREDSVRTHYHGTLIDGTVFDSSYERGQPAEFPVGGVIAGWVEALQLMNTGSKWRLYVPSELAYGGQAAGSIPPHSVLIFDVELLEIL; this comes from the coding sequence ATGTCCGAACTCAATCTCTCCACTGACGAAACCCGCGTCAGCTACGGCATCGGCCGTCAGCTCGGTGATCAACTGCGCGACAACCCGCCGCCGGGCGTGAGTCTGGATGCCGTGCTGGCCGGTCTGAGCGATGCCTTCAATGGCCAGGCCAGCCGTGTCAGTCAGGACGCGCTGACCGCCAGCTTCCGCGTGATCCGTGAAGTGATGCAGGCCGAAGCTCAGGCCAAGGCCGATGCCGCCGCCGCAGCCGGTCGCGCCTTCCTGGTGGAAAACGCGCAGCGTGCGGGCATCACCCAGCTGCCTTCCGGTCTGCAATACGAAGTGCTGACCGCCGGCGAAGGCGCCAAGCCGTCCCGCGAGGACAGCGTGCGCACCCATTACCACGGCACTTTGATCGACGGCACGGTGTTCGACAGCTCCTACGAGCGCGGCCAGCCGGCCGAGTTTCCGGTGGGCGGCGTGATCGCCGGCTGGGTCGAGGCCCTGCAGCTGATGAACACCGGCAGCAAATGGCGCCTGTATGTGCCCAGCGAGCTGGCCTATGGTGGCCAGGCCGCCGGCAGCATTCCGCCGCACAGCGTGCTGATCTTCGACGTCGAGCTGTTGGAAATCCTCTAA